The window ATCTTGACTTGCCAGAAATAAAGCCATCTTTGCCTGATCTTCAGGCTTGCCTGCTCGCTGCAAGGGAGTACTTGGATCATTTGCAACAAGCGCAGCAGTCTCTGGATCCGTTGCATAAGGTACACCTCCAGGCAATATGGCATTAACTCTGATCTTGTGTGGTGCTAGCTCAAGCGCCATGTTTTTAGTGAGCATATTCAAAGCAGCTTTTGCTGTTCCATGCGCAACCCGATTTGGATGCGAGCGAATGCCCGAGATTGAGGAAATGTTGATAATGTTTCCTTCGATATGGTTTTCCACCATATGCTTGGCTGCCAATTGGGATAGGAGCATTGGTGTTGTGCCCGCGCCGTTGCATTGGGTATAGTATCGTCAGGGTTGTCTTGGTTGGATATATTGTCTATTCAGATTTAAATTTTTATATTTAAATACATATTATTAAGCTA is drawn from Pseudomonadota bacterium and contains these coding sequences:
- a CDS encoding SDR family oxidoreductase, with product MLLSQLAAKHMVENHIEGNIINISSISGIRSHPNRVAHGTAKAALNMLTKNMALELAPHKIRVNAILPGGVPYATDPETAALVANDPSTPLQRAGKPEDQAKMALFLASQDSEWLTGQLLTVDGGQTLT